A genomic region of Pseudomonas migulae contains the following coding sequences:
- the mnmA gene encoding tRNA 2-thiouridine(34) synthase MnmA: MRDPAPSDTQKKRVIVGMSGGVDSSVSALLLIEQGYEVEGLFMKNWEEDDGTEYCTAMDDLADAQAVCDKIGIKLHTANFAAEYWDNVFEHFLAEYKAGRTPNPDILCNREIKFKAFLDYAMVLGADLIATGHYVRRRDIDGRTELLKGLDPNKDQSYFLHAVGGEQIAKTLFPVGELEKPEVRAIAEKHDLATAKKKDSTGICFIGERRFSDFLKQYLPAQPGEIKTTEGEVIGRHHGLMYHTIGQRQGLGIGGLKDASDEPWYVLIKDLVNNELIVGQGNDHPYLFSRALLASDIYWVNPIDLTEPRKLTAKVRYRQSDQPCTLEKTATGYRATFDDPQRAVTPGQSVVFYDGEICLGGGVIEVAEPWTSKGQQQ; the protein is encoded by the coding sequence CACAAAAGAAGCGCGTCATTGTCGGCATGTCCGGCGGCGTGGACTCTTCCGTTTCCGCTCTCCTGCTGATCGAGCAGGGTTACGAGGTGGAAGGCCTGTTCATGAAGAACTGGGAAGAAGACGATGGAACGGAATACTGCACCGCCATGGATGACCTGGCGGACGCCCAGGCCGTGTGCGACAAGATTGGCATCAAGCTGCACACCGCCAACTTCGCCGCCGAGTACTGGGACAACGTGTTCGAGCACTTCCTGGCCGAATACAAGGCCGGTCGCACGCCGAACCCGGACATCCTGTGTAACCGCGAGATCAAGTTCAAGGCGTTCCTCGACTACGCCATGGTGCTTGGCGCCGACCTGATCGCCACCGGTCACTACGTGCGCCGCCGCGACATCGATGGCCGTACCGAACTGCTCAAGGGCCTGGACCCGAACAAGGACCAGAGCTACTTCCTGCACGCCGTCGGCGGCGAACAGATCGCCAAGACCCTGTTCCCGGTCGGCGAACTGGAAAAACCCGAAGTGCGGGCGATTGCCGAGAAACACGACCTGGCGACCGCGAAGAAAAAGGATTCCACCGGGATCTGCTTTATCGGCGAACGCCGCTTCAGCGATTTCCTCAAGCAATACCTGCCCGCGCAGCCTGGCGAAATCAAGACCACCGAAGGTGAAGTCATCGGCCGCCACCACGGCTTGATGTACCACACCATCGGCCAGCGTCAGGGCCTGGGCATCGGCGGATTGAAAGACGCCAGTGACGAGCCGTGGTACGTCCTGATCAAGGATCTGGTGAACAACGAGCTGATCGTTGGCCAGGGCAATGACCACCCGTACCTGTTCTCCCGCGCCCTGCTCGCTTCGGACATCTATTGGGTCAACCCGATCGACCTCACCGAACCACGCAAGCTGACCGCCAAGGTTCGTTATCGCCAGAGCGATCAACCCTGCACGCTGGAAAAAACCGCCACCGGCTACCGCGCAACCTTCGATGACCCGCAACGCGCGGTCACCCCAGGCCAGTCCGTGGTGTTCTACGACGGTGAAATCTGTCTTGGCGGCGGCGTCATCGAAGTGGCGGAACCGTGGACCAGCAAAGGCCAGCAACAATGA